The following is a genomic window from Amycolatopsis australiensis.
GCGTACGCGGCGACGAACGGCATCGCGAGCCGCCCGAGCGTCTCGTTGACCCAGGTGAGCTTGCCGGCGGCGTGGTGCGCCGACTCGTGCACCACGGTGAACATCGTGAACGTGACCATCGCGTGCAGCGGCACGGTCACCACCGGCGCCGCGATCCCGGCCAGCAGCAGCCACGTCGCGGTGCCCCACAGCGCGGCGCCGCCGGCGAACAGCAGCAGCGTCGGCACCGAGACGCGGGGGAGCGGGATGCGCGGCGAAGGCACCGCGCGGGCGGCGGCCGCCGAGGACGTCCCGGAGCCACGCGGCGGGGTATCGACGACGGGCATCGAGCGGTCTCCTCGGTCGAGAAGCTCCTGGCGAGGCGGGAGTCACCGTAGACAACTCACCGTGGTTTGTAAACGTCGTGCCACGCTCCGAAAAAAGGTCCCGGCCAGCGGAACGTTAGCGGCGGGTAAGCTCGCCTTGTGAAGGCCGTCACCCCTCCCGTCCCGCTGCCGACGCGGGAGCGCCTGCTCGACGCGGCGGCCGACGTCCTGCAGGCCGACGGCTGGGCCGCGCTGACGATGGGCAAGCTGGCCGCGCGGGCCGGCGTGAGCAGGCAGACGGTCTACAACGAGCTGGGCTCCAAGGCCGAGCTCGCCGAGGCGCTGATGCTGCGCGAGACCGACCGCTTCGTCGAGCGGGTCGGCGGCGACGTCGCCGCGCACCCCGGCGACCCGGTCGGCGGCGTCACCGCCGCGTTCCGGCACACGCTCGAAGCCGCCCGCGAGAACCCGATGGTGGAGATCGCCCTCGGCGGCAGCCAGGGCGGCCGCGACGACTTCCTCCCGCTGCTCACCTCCCGGCCCGAGGCCGTGCTCGACCGGGCCGTGGAGGCGGTCGCGGCGCTGTTCGCGGGCGGCTACCCGGAGGTCGCGCTGACGGCGTCGGAGTGGGCGGTGGCGGTGGAGACGTTCGTCCGGCTGCTGCTTTCCTACCTGGTGCAGCCCAGTGGCTCGGTGGAGCAGGCGAGCGGCCGGATGCGCTGGGTGATCGGCCGGATGCTGGGGCGCTGACGCCGCAGGCGGCCCCCGGCCCGGCGGCCACGGCCACTGGCCTAGACTCGGACGTCCCGGTCTGCAGGTGACCAGGGGCCATTCCGGCAGGATTGTCCAACCACATCGTTACCGCTCGAGGAGAAGACCTTGAAGAGCACCGTCGAGCAGCTCAGCCCGACGCGAGTCAAGATCAATGTCGAGGTGCCGTTCGACGAGCTCAAGCCGAACTTCGACCGCGCCTACCGCAAGATCGCCCAGCAGGTGCGCATCCCGGGCTTCCGGCCCGGCAAGGCGCCCGCTCGCGTCCTGGAAAGCCGGATCGGGCGTGGCCCGGTGCTCGACGAGGTCGTCAACGAGGCCATCCCGGCGAAGTACATCGAGGCGGTCCGCGCGAACGAGGTCCGCACGCTCGGCAACCCGGAGTTCGACGTCACGAAGCTCGAGGACCGCGACGTCCTCGAGTTCACCGCCGAGGTCGACGTGCGCCCGGAGATCACGCTGCCCGACCTGGACGGCTTCGCGGTCACCGTCGACGACGTCGAGCTGACCGACGCGGAGGTCGACGAGCAGCTCGACGAGCTGCGCGCCCGCTTCGGCACGCTGACCGGCGTCGACCGCCCGGCCGAGAACGGCGACTTCGTCTCGATCGACCTGTCCGCGACCGTCGACGGCCAGCCCGTCGAGGAGGCGAGCACCACCGGCCTGTCCTACGAGATCGGCTCCGGCCAGCTCGTCGACGGCATCGACGAGGCGATCATCGGCTCGAACGCCGGCGACACGAAGACGTTCACCACCCAGCTCGTCGCCGGTGAGCACGCCGGCAAGGACGCCGAGGTCACGGTGACCGTCCAGTCGGTCAAGAAGCGCGAGCTGCCCGAGGCCGACGACGAGTTCGCCCAGATGGCCAGCGAGTTCGACACGATCGAAGAGCTCCGCAACGACCTGCGCGAGCGCCTCGCCCGCGTCAAGAAGATGCAGCAGGGCGTCCAGGCCCGCGACAAGGTGCTCGACGAGCTGCTCGAGCGCACCGAGGTCCCGATCCCGGAGAAGGTCCTCGACGCCGAGATCGAGAACCGCAAGCACGACGCGATCCACCCGTTCGACCACGACGAGGCCCAGTTCGCGAAGGCCCTCGAGGCCGAGGGCCGCACGCTCGAGGAGTTCGACGCCGAGACCCGCGCCGAGTCGGAGAAGGCCGTCCGCACGCAGCTGCTGCTGGACACCATCGCCGACAAGGAAGAGGTGTCGGTCAACGACGGCGAGCTGACCGAGCGGATCATCTACCAGGCCCAGCGCTTCGGGATCAGCCCGGACGAGTACGTCCAGCGCGCCCAGCAGTCCGGCCAGCTGACCGCGATCTACGCCGACGTCCGCCGCGGCAAGGCGCTCGCGTCCGTGGTCCGGAAGGCGACCGTCACCGACGGCTCGGGCGCCGAGGTCGACCTCTCGGAGCTGTTCGGCAGCGACGAGCCGGCCGCCGACGAGGCAACCCAGGAGACGCAGGTCACCGACGAGGCGGCGAAGACTCCCGCGGAGTGAAGCTGTGAGCGAACTTGGGCGGTGTCGGGCATTCCGCGCCGCCCGAGTTCGTTAGGGTCGGTTACAAGATCTCAAGCATCTGAAACGACAGCGGCGGCCGTCAGCACCGGGCCGCCGCCGGCGAAAAGGCAGGCAGACGTGACGCAGCACACGCCCGAGGCGCGGACCGGCACCGCAGGGCTCAACCTCACCGACTCGGTGTTCGAGCGGTTGCTCCAGGAGCGCATCGTCGTCCTCGGTTCGGAGGTCAACGACGAGGTCGCCAACCGGATCACCGCGCAGCTGTTGCTGCTCGACGCGGACGACGCCGAGTCCGACATCCGCTTCTACATCAACTCGCCGGGTGGCTCGGTCACCGCCGGTTTCGCGATCTACGACACCATGCAGCTGATCCGCCCGGACGTCGCGACCTACGCGATGGGCATGGCGGCTTCGATGGGGCAGTTCCTGCTCTCGTCGGGCACCCGGGGCAAGCGCTACGCGCTGCCGCACGCCCGCATCCTGATGCACCAGCCCTCCGCCGGTGTCGGCGGCACGGCGTCGGACATCGCGATCCAGGCCGACCTGTTCAACAAGTGGAAGCGGGAGCTGGCCCAGATCACCGCGGACCAGACCGGCCAGACGGTCGAGCAGATCATCAAGGACGGCGACCGCGACCGCTGGTTCACCGCGCAGGAGGCGAAGGACTACGGGTTCGTGGACCACGTCCTCACCGCCGACATCGTCCGCCGCCAGGGCTCGAACTGAGCCGAAGCACACAGGAGACTCGATCATGAGCAACTTCAGGCTCCCGGGTGACTTCCAGGGCCCGAGCGTCCCCCAGTCGCGGTACATCCTGCCGTCGTACGTGGAGCGGACCAGCTACGGCGTCAAGGAGTCGAACCCGTACAACAAGCTGTACGAGGAGCGGGTCATCTTCCTCGGCGTGCAGGTGGACGACGCGTCGGCGAACGACGTGATGGCCCAGCTGCTGCACCTCGAGCACGAGGACCCGGACCGCGACATCCTGATCTACATCAACTCGCCGGGTGGCTCGTTCACCTCGCTGATGGCGATCTACGACACGATGCAGTTCGTCCGCCCGGACATCCAGACCTACTGCCTGGGCCAGGCCGCCTCGGCGGCCGCGGTCCTGCTGTCGGCCGGCACGCCCGGCAAGCGCTACGCGCTGCCGAACTCGCGCGTGCTGATCCACCAGCCGGCCACCGAGGGCACCTACGGGCAGGTCTCCGACCTGGAGATCCAGGCGAACGAGATCCAGCGGGTGCGGCGCCAGATGGAGGTCATCCTGGCCAAGCACACGAACAAGGATCCCGACCAGATCAAGGCCGACATCGAGCGGGACAAGATCCTGACCGCCGAGGAAGCCAAGGCGTACGGTCTCATCGACGAGGTGCTGCCGTACCGCAAGGCGTCGGCT
Proteins encoded in this region:
- a CDS encoding TetR family transcriptional regulator, which translates into the protein MKAVTPPVPLPTRERLLDAAADVLQADGWAALTMGKLAARAGVSRQTVYNELGSKAELAEALMLRETDRFVERVGGDVAAHPGDPVGGVTAAFRHTLEAARENPMVEIALGGSQGGRDDFLPLLTSRPEAVLDRAVEAVAALFAGGYPEVALTASEWAVAVETFVRLLLSYLVQPSGSVEQASGRMRWVIGRMLGR
- the tig gene encoding trigger factor, with protein sequence MKSTVEQLSPTRVKINVEVPFDELKPNFDRAYRKIAQQVRIPGFRPGKAPARVLESRIGRGPVLDEVVNEAIPAKYIEAVRANEVRTLGNPEFDVTKLEDRDVLEFTAEVDVRPEITLPDLDGFAVTVDDVELTDAEVDEQLDELRARFGTLTGVDRPAENGDFVSIDLSATVDGQPVEEASTTGLSYEIGSGQLVDGIDEAIIGSNAGDTKTFTTQLVAGEHAGKDAEVTVTVQSVKKRELPEADDEFAQMASEFDTIEELRNDLRERLARVKKMQQGVQARDKVLDELLERTEVPIPEKVLDAEIENRKHDAIHPFDHDEAQFAKALEAEGRTLEEFDAETRAESEKAVRTQLLLDTIADKEEVSVNDGELTERIIYQAQRFGISPDEYVQRAQQSGQLTAIYADVRRGKALASVVRKATVTDGSGAEVDLSELFGSDEPAADEATQETQVTDEAAKTPAE
- a CDS encoding ClpP family protease — protein: MTQHTPEARTGTAGLNLTDSVFERLLQERIVVLGSEVNDEVANRITAQLLLLDADDAESDIRFYINSPGGSVTAGFAIYDTMQLIRPDVATYAMGMAASMGQFLLSSGTRGKRYALPHARILMHQPSAGVGGTASDIAIQADLFNKWKRELAQITADQTGQTVEQIIKDGDRDRWFTAQEAKDYGFVDHVLTADIVRRQGSN
- a CDS encoding ATP-dependent Clp protease proteolytic subunit; the protein is MSNFRLPGDFQGPSVPQSRYILPSYVERTSYGVKESNPYNKLYEERVIFLGVQVDDASANDVMAQLLHLEHEDPDRDILIYINSPGGSFTSLMAIYDTMQFVRPDIQTYCLGQAASAAAVLLSAGTPGKRYALPNSRVLIHQPATEGTYGQVSDLEIQANEIQRVRRQMEVILAKHTNKDPDQIKADIERDKILTAEEAKAYGLIDEVLPYRKASAL